The Bryobacteraceae bacterium genomic sequence TCGCCGTCGAACAACTGCCCGGCGCGCGGCTCACGCCCATCCCCGGCGAAATCCCCATCGAGGCCGGCGGCGCCATCGAACGGGAGTTCGACGTAGTTGCGCCGCTCCCCGAATCAGGCGACGTGCATCCCTTCCGCATCCTGGCGACTGCCGCGCCGGAAGGCGCACGGAATGAGTTCAAGCTGACGTTTCTCACGCCGCCAAGGAGTAAGAAGTGATCCGGCGTATTCCCCTGTTTCCCGTCCTCCTCGGTTTCATTTTCCTGCTGTTCAACGCGATCCTCGTGTTCGTCTATCTCGGCTCCAAGGAAGCCAATCCCGTGATCCTCGACCAACAGGGCCGGCCCCGGCAATCGCAACCGTCGCGATGAGCCCTGCCCCGGCGGCCGCGTGCGGACTGTGCGGCCAGCCGTGCGGGCCGGCCGAAAGCTACTGCTGCCCGGGGTGCAGGAACGTTCACGCCATCCTCCGTGAGAGCGGAGCCCTCGCCGATGGCGCCGATCCAAAAGAAACCGAACTCTTTCGGCGCTCGCTGGAACTCGGCCTCATTTCCCAGTGCCGCACCAGGACCGCCGGCCCGAAAATCCCCGAAAACACCGAGTCCGTCGAAGCGGCGTTCGAACTCGGCGGCCTCTGGTGCCCGGCCTGCGGCTGGCTGATTGAACATACCCTCTCGCGCGAACGTGGCGTCGTTTCCGCCGAAGTGCACTTCGCGTCGGATCTGTTGAAGGTCCGTTACGCGCCGCAGTACCTGCCGCCGGACCGCATCCGGGAGTGCGTGGAGCAACTCGGCTATCGCGCCGCGGACTACCGTCCCGGCGAGCACGGAGCAAGGGACCAGGCCCGGAGGGACCTGCTCCTGCGGACCGGCGTCGCTGCCTTTCTCTGGCTCAACGTCATGACGCTCAGCGGCATCCTTTATGTCGGGTACTTCGAAAACGTCGCCGGCGATATCCGCAGGAACATCCCGTTTCTGCTGATGGCGCTCTCGGCGGGAGCGATCTTCTATTCGGGATGGCCGGTGTTCCGCGTCGCTGCCATCGGCCTGGGTCATGGCGCGCTCCGCGTGGAGGCGCTGCTCGGCGCCGGGATCCTCGCGGCGTGGGGCTTCAGCGCGGTGGAGGCGTTCCGCGGTGGCGCCCATTTCTACTTCGACACGGCATGCGCGCTGGTGACGCTGGTCCTGGGCGGCAAGCTGCTCGAGACCGGTGCGCGGGACCGTACGGATCGCGCCATCGCCCTGCTCTACCGGATGATGCCCTCCAAAGCGCGCCTGGTCGAACACGGCCGCGAGCTGTTCGTCGCCGTGTCGTCGCTCGAGCCCGGCCAGGTTTTCCTGGTGAAAGCCGGCGAGCGCATCCCGGCCGACGGCGATGTCGAAGAGGGCGGTGCTTCGGTAGACCAATCGGTGCTCACCGGTGAATCGGCGCCAGTGCGGAAACAGGCGGGTGACCGCGTAGCCGCGGGCAGCTTCAATGTCGACGGCGTCCTGCGCGTGCGGTCCACCCAGAGCGGCGAAGGAGGCACGCTCGGCGACATTGTCCGCTCCGTGGAGTCGGCGCTCACCACCCGGTCCGGCATCGTGCGCGCTGTGGACCGCGTGTCGCGCGTCTTTATTCCCGCCGTGATCGCAATCGCCGCGGCCACCTTCGCCGGCTGGTACGGCTTCGGCGGAGCGCCCGCCGCCAGCGCCCTTTCGCACGCCATCGCCGTGCTCGTCATCGCCTGTCCGTGCGCGCTCGGAATCGCCACTCCAATGGCGTTGGCGGCGGCCATCGGCGCGGCGTCCCGGCACGGGATCCTGGTGAACCACGCCTCGGTGCTCGAGACGCTGCCACGCGTGGACACGGTCGTTTTTGACAAGACCGGCACCATCACCGAAGGCGTGTTCGCCGTTCAGGCGCTCGAAGGCGACCTTGGCCCGCTCGCCTCCCTCGAAGCCGCGTCCGAGCATCCCATCGGACAGGCCCTCGTGCGGCACGCGCGCAAGACCGGTGCGGTGATCGAGCCCGTCACCAATGTCGTCCGGCACGAAGGCATGGGGCTCGAAGGGACGGTCGGCCGACGGTGCGTCTTCGCAGGCAGCACGCGGCTGCTCCAGGCCCTGAACCTCGCGACAGAGACCCAACTTCCGGCCGCGGCGCAATGGGTCGAATCCGGCTGCACGCTGATCTACTTCGGCTGGGACGGCCAAGTTCGCGGATGGGCCGCGCTCGGAGACCGAATTCGCGAAGATGCCGCCGGCGCCGTCGCCGAATTAGGCGCGCTCGGCATTCGCACGGTGCTGCTGTCCGGCGATACGCCCGAAGCCACCGGCAAGGTGGCGCGCGCGGTCGGCGCCCAACACTTCCGTGCCGGCGTTCTTCCCGCGGGAAAAGCCGAAGCGATCGCGGAGATGCAGCGCGCCGGCGCCGTGGTCGCGATGGCGGGCGACGGCGTCAACGACGCGCCGGCCCTCGCGCGCGCAGATCTCGGCATCGCCATGGGCTCCGGAACGGCGCTCGCCATGCAAGCCGCGCCCGTCGTCCTCATGAGCAACAGCCTCCATCGCGTGCTCGATACCATCCGCCTCGCCCGCCGCACCGTTCGCGTGGTCCGCATGAATCTGTTCTGGGCTTTCCTCTACAACACCGCGGGGATCGTACTCGCCGCGGCCGGCTACCTCCACCCCATCGCCGCCGCCGGCGCGATGGTAGTCTCCAGCCTGTCTGTGGTCACCCAGTCCTCGCGTCTTGCCGGTTGGAATCCGGAAGCGCGTCCGAAAGCCGCCAACGGTGCTTCTACAGCCTCCCGATAGGCCGCCTCGCTACGGCAATTCCTTGATCGCCACGTTCCGGAATCGATGGTACCCGCCCGGGACCCACCGTTGGTTCTTGCCCTCCGGATTGCTGCGGTGCGTCTGCAGAGCGATCATCCCTTCGGTGGCGCCGCCCGCGGCGTGGTTCGCCGCATCGGTCCAATCGACAAGCTGCTCGCCGTTGAGCCATACCTGGATGTGCGGAACATCGCCTTCGATGCGCGCGCGCAGCAGGTTCCACTGGTTCTCCTTCCAGTACCGCTTCCAGTTGGCCGCCTTGGAATTGTCGGCTTTAACGTCCTGAAGCCGCTCGCCGTAGATTCCGCCCACCACGCCGCCTTCGAGGAAATCGATCATCACCTGGTAAGCCTCGCCCTTCTCCGACGACCGCAGGAACAAGCCGCCGTCGCAGCCCCACGTGGGGTTGATCTCGAGTGAAATTTCGAAATTCCGGTATTTCCTGTCTGTGAGCAGGATCCCACCGTTGCCCGGCTTGTCCTGTGTGACAAGGATCACGCCATCCTTCAGGGACCACGCCTTGTTATTGCCATGGTGGTTCACTTCACTGATGTGCCAGCCCGAAAGGTCCTTGCCGTTAAACATCGCGCGGAACCCCGCCGGCACGGCGGCCGCAAGCGTCGCCGCGGCGGCGAGCACGAGTAAGTGACGCATGAGATCTCCTAACGCTGGGAAGGCGTTCCCCAATGAGTTCGATAGACACGGCTGACGTACGCGTTCGCGCCTGGGTCTGTCGGGATAGACTCGGTTTCCTGTTCGAAAGTGACGTTACGGCCGGTCCGCGCCACGATATTCGCCAGATGGCAGTGAATCGCCGACAGGTGACCCTCCATGATATCGGCGGGCGGAAGCTTGCGCGATCGGACGCAATCGATGAAGTTGCGCTGATGGACGCTGTCGCCGTCGCCGGCATTGTCGTGCTCAACCATCTTGCCGTCCTTGTCGAACACCTTGAAACCCCAGCGGCGGTTGTAGCGGCCGATATGGATCATCCCGCCAGTACCGTAGACGGCCACGCCGTTGTCGATTTCATTCATCCCGTACGGATTCCAGATGCGCTGTTCCCAGATCATGCTCTTGCCGTCTTCGTAATCGAAGTTGGCGAGCATCGTATCCGGCGTTTGCTGGTCGTCCTGAAAAAAGACCTTGCGGCCCGAACCGCTGGCGCGCTTCGGGTAGCTCACGCCGAGTGCCCACCGCGCGATATCGATTTGGTGCGCGCCGTCGTTCCCCGCGTCGCCCGTGCCGAAATGCCAATGCCAGTGCCACTTATAGTGGAATCGGTTTTCGTTGAAAGGAATCCAGGGCGCCGGGCCCAGCCACGTTTCGTAGTCCACCCCGGGCGGCACGGGTCCATCTTCCTTGTGCCCGATATCATCGCGGAGTTGAATGTTCCACGCCTTGGCCATCAGCACGCGCCCGATGCGCCCGGACTTCACCGTCTCCACCGCTCGCACCGTGGACGCACGGCTTCGCGATTGCGTACCCACTGCCATCAGCCTTCCGTTGGCCCGCGCGGCGTCGATCATCAGCCGTCCTTCGCGAATGTTGTGCGACGCCGGCTTCTCCACGTAGACATCCTTTCCGGCGTTCACCGCGAGAATCGCCGCCGGCGCATGCCAATGGTCCGGCGTCGCGATCACCACGGCATCGATCTCCTTGTCGTCGAAGACGCGCCGCATATCGTGGGTCTCGCCCGGCTTCGCGATCCCCATCTTCAACGCCACCGCCTGCGCCTTTTCGAGCGACGCTTTGTCGGCGTCGCACAACGTCTTCACCGCGGCCCCGTTGATGGCCCCGTAGCTTTGCAGCAAGGCGCGCCCACGCCCGCCCGCCCCCACGATGCCCACGTTCACGCGATCGCTCGCCGCCACCGCACGCCGGCGCGCTATCGTACCGCCCAACGAGGCGCTCAAGAAAAAGTACCTGCGATTCATTCGTTTCTTTCCGTTCAGGTAGTAATTCTACGCCTGCGGCGCGCCCGGGTGGCGCTGTATCCTGAACCGATGCCGTTGAATCGCCGAGTGCTGTTCTCTGCCCTCGCGGCCGGCGGCGCCGCGGCATGGTCGGTCGCCACGGCCCCGCCCCACCACGCGCTCACCATCGCCGCCATGGCGCCGGGCAGTTCCTGGTACGTATTCGCCGCCACGCTGGCGCGCCTGCTCGAACCGCAACTGCCCGGGCAATCGATGGAGATCTTCGCGCGCGGCGGCGGCATCGGGAACCCTACGCTCGTCGAACGCGGCAAGGCAACCGTCGCCCTCGGTCAGGTGGCCGTGGCCGTTTGGGCCTGGGAAGGGCTCTCCATCGCGTTTCACGGAGTGCGCCACCGGCGTATCCGCGCGCTCGTCGGCGGACTCAACTCGGTCTGGATGACCGCGGCGGCGCGAACCACCTATCTGCGCCAAACCGGCCTCGCCACACTCGCCCAGGTGCTGCGCTCCAAGCCCGGCCCGCGGATCATCATGAAACCGCCCGGCAGCACCGTGCCCGTCGTCGCCGACATGATCTTCGAGCATTACGGACTCACCCGCGCCTCCATCGCCGCCAACGGCGGAAGCATCATCCAGGTGGCCGTGAACCAGATTCCCGAAATGCTCGCCGACAACCGCGCCGACCTCTACATCGAGTCCGCCGTCAAAGGCCACCCCGCGCTCACCGAAGCCGCCACCACCTCCGAGATCCGCTTCCTCGATTTCGACGACGCCCTCCTCGCCGGCCTGGCGCGCCGCGGCTTGAAACCCAGTCCCCTGCCCGCGTGGTTCAAAGGTCAGACCAAACCCACGGCGGCGGCCGACTGCGGCGCCGTCCTCCTCGCCCGCGACGATCTCGCCGAAGACCTCGCCTACCTCATCGTGAAAACGATCTGCGAAAAGCGCGACGTGATGGTCCGCGCGCACAAGGCCTGGGCCGATTTCCACCCTCCGTCGAGCTGCCGGCGCGAAGCCACCGGCATTCCGCTTCACCCGGGCGCGGAACGCTACTTCCGGGAGCGAGGATGGATCTAGACGACGGCACGGACGCAGCGCCTCCCCATCGCGCCGGCGCGGTAGTCGCCGCGCTCGCCGTACTCTGGAGCGCATTCCAGTTCGCGATCATCGCCTGGCCGCAACCGCCGCTGGTGGCCCGTCCCATCCACGTCGCGCTCGCGTTGGCGGTTCTGTTCCTGACCGCCCGAGGACCGCGAACCTGGGACGCGCTCCTGGCTGCGGCGTCGGCCGCGGTCGCCTTCTATTACCTCGTAAGCGCCCAGCGGCTTGCCGAACGAATCGAGGCCGTCGACCCGGTCCTCAACCTCGACATCGCCGCCGGCCTGCTCCTCTTGCTCCTGCTCTTCGAAGGCGTCCGCCGCTCTGCCGGCTGGTCCCTGCTCGCGCTGCTCCTGTTCGCGCTCCTCTACAATTTCGCCGGCCGCTGGTTCCCCGGCTGGTCGCGCTTCAGCGGCTTCGGTCTCGAAGACACCGTCGAAATCATGACGATGACCACCAACGGCGTGCTCGGCGTCACCACGGAGACCTCCGTCCAGTTCGTCTTCTACTTCGTGGCGTTCGGCGCCGCCTACGCGGCCATCGGCGGCGGAAGGCTGTTCATCGATATCGGCCTCAAGGCGGCCGGAGAGCAGCAAGGCGGCGCGGCCAAAGCGGCAGTGATCTCGAGCAGCCTCATGGGAACCATCAGCGGCAGCGCCGTCGCCAACGTCGTTTCGGTGGGCGTGTTCACCATTCCATTGATGCGCCGCGCCGGATACTCCGCCGTTCAGGCCGCGGCCATTGAAGCGCTCGCCTCCACCGGCGGACAACTGATGCCGCCCGTGATGGGCGTGGCCGCGTTCGTGATGGCGGAGATGCTCCAAGTCGACTACGGACGCATCGCGATGGCCGCGATCATTCCGGCGGCGGCGTTCTACTTCGCGCTGTTCGCAATTGTCGATCTCGGCGCCCGCCGCGGCGGCATCGGCACGCTCCACCCCGCCCGCGCGCGGCCTTCCGCCCCCATCGCCCCGCGGCTCTACCTGCTCCTGCCGCCGCTGCTGCTCGTGGCGCTGCTCGCGTCCGGCAGATCGGCGACGCTCTCCGTCGTCGCTGCCATCGCCGCCTGTGTGATCACGGCATACCTCCGCCGCGAAAGCTGGCAGAAGCTCGCCGACTGGCTCGGCGTGATCGAAGAGACGGCGCGCCAGGCAGCGCAAGTCGCCGTCCCCATCGCCGCCATCGGCATCCTCATCGCCGTCGCCGTCCAATCGAATCTCGCCCTGCGCTTCTCTTCCCGCCTCATCGCGGGCGGCGGCGGCATC encodes the following:
- a CDS encoding cation-translocating P-type ATPase; the protein is MSPAPAAACGLCGQPCGPAESYCCPGCRNVHAILRESGALADGADPKETELFRRSLELGLISQCRTRTAGPKIPENTESVEAAFELGGLWCPACGWLIEHTLSRERGVVSAEVHFASDLLKVRYAPQYLPPDRIRECVEQLGYRAADYRPGEHGARDQARRDLLLRTGVAAFLWLNVMTLSGILYVGYFENVAGDIRRNIPFLLMALSAGAIFYSGWPVFRVAAIGLGHGALRVEALLGAGILAAWGFSAVEAFRGGAHFYFDTACALVTLVLGGKLLETGARDRTDRAIALLYRMMPSKARLVEHGRELFVAVSSLEPGQVFLVKAGERIPADGDVEEGGASVDQSVLTGESAPVRKQAGDRVAAGSFNVDGVLRVRSTQSGEGGTLGDIVRSVESALTTRSGIVRAVDRVSRVFIPAVIAIAAATFAGWYGFGGAPAASALSHAIAVLVIACPCALGIATPMALAAAIGAASRHGILVNHASVLETLPRVDTVVFDKTGTITEGVFAVQALEGDLGPLASLEAASEHPIGQALVRHARKTGAVIEPVTNVVRHEGMGLEGTVGRRCVFAGSTRLLQALNLATETQLPAAAQWVESGCTLIYFGWDGQVRGWAALGDRIREDAAGAVAELGALGIRTVLLSGDTPEATGKVARAVGAQHFRAGVLPAGKAEAIAEMQRAGAVVAMAGDGVNDAPALARADLGIAMGSGTALAMQAAPVVLMSNSLHRVLDTIRLARRTVRVVRMNLFWAFLYNTAGIVLAAAGYLHPIAAAGAMVVSSLSVVTQSSRLAGWNPEARPKAANGASTASR
- a CDS encoding TRAP transporter fused permease subunit; translation: MDLDDGTDAAPPHRAGAVVAALAVLWSAFQFAIIAWPQPPLVARPIHVALALAVLFLTARGPRTWDALLAAASAAVAFYYLVSAQRLAERIEAVDPVLNLDIAAGLLLLLLLFEGVRRSAGWSLLALLLFALLYNFAGRWFPGWSRFSGFGLEDTVEIMTMTTNGVLGVTTETSVQFVFYFVAFGAAYAAIGGGRLFIDIGLKAAGEQQGGAAKAAVISSSLMGTISGSAVANVVSVGVFTIPLMRRAGYSAVQAAAIEALASTGGQLMPPVMGVAAFVMAEMLQVDYGRIAMAAIIPAAAFYFALFAIVDLGARRGGIGTLHPARARPSAPIAPRLYLLLPPLLLVALLASGRSATLSVVAAIAACVITAYLRRESWQKLADWLGVIEETARQAAQVAVPIAAIGILIAVAVQSNLALRFSSRLIAGGGGIHGALLLTILGCIVMGMGLPTVAAYIIGAILFVPTLIQLGLAPLGAHFFVMYYCVLSMITPPVALASFAAAGLAKAGVMQTGWHAFRLSLVLFLIAFAFAFDPLLLGQGPPWNVLAAFAGLLAGTGAWAVALTGYFAGGLTWLGRVLFGAAAVASILFPTLSLGWGAAVAAAVLLAAWHWAQSKRA
- a CDS encoding DUF1080 domain-containing protein, whose translation is MRHLLVLAAAATLAAAVPAGFRAMFNGKDLSGWHISEVNHHGNNKAWSLKDGVILVTQDKPGNGGILLTDRKYRNFEISLEINPTWGCDGGLFLRSSEKGEAYQVMIDFLEGGVVGGIYGERLQDVKADNSKAANWKRYWKENQWNLLRARIEGDVPHIQVWLNGEQLVDWTDAANHAAGGATEGMIALQTHRSNPEGKNQRWVPGGYHRFRNVAIKELP
- a CDS encoding TAXI family TRAP transporter solute-binding subunit, yielding MPLNRRVLFSALAAGGAAAWSVATAPPHHALTIAAMAPGSSWYVFAATLARLLEPQLPGQSMEIFARGGGIGNPTLVERGKATVALGQVAVAVWAWEGLSIAFHGVRHRRIRALVGGLNSVWMTAAARTTYLRQTGLATLAQVLRSKPGPRIIMKPPGSTVPVVADMIFEHYGLTRASIAANGGSIIQVAVNQIPEMLADNRADLYIESAVKGHPALTEAATTSEIRFLDFDDALLAGLARRGLKPSPLPAWFKGQTKPTAAADCGAVLLARDDLAEDLAYLIVKTICEKRDVMVRAHKAWADFHPPSSCRREATGIPLHPGAERYFRERGWI
- a CDS encoding Gfo/Idh/MocA family oxidoreductase is translated as MNRRYFFLSASLGGTIARRRAVAASDRVNVGIVGAGGRGRALLQSYGAINGAAVKTLCDADKASLEKAQAVALKMGIAKPGETHDMRRVFDDKEIDAVVIATPDHWHAPAAILAVNAGKDVYVEKPASHNIREGRLMIDAARANGRLMAVGTQSRSRASTVRAVETVKSGRIGRVLMAKAWNIQLRDDIGHKEDGPVPPGVDYETWLGPAPWIPFNENRFHYKWHWHWHFGTGDAGNDGAHQIDIARWALGVSYPKRASGSGRKVFFQDDQQTPDTMLANFDYEDGKSMIWEQRIWNPYGMNEIDNGVAVYGTGGMIHIGRYNRRWGFKVFDKDGKMVEHDNAGDGDSVHQRNFIDCVRSRKLPPADIMEGHLSAIHCHLANIVARTGRNVTFEQETESIPTDPGANAYVSRVYRTHWGTPSQR